In Deltaproteobacteria bacterium, a single window of DNA contains:
- a CDS encoding 3-isopropylmalate dehydrogenase, translating into MSLTYDIGMVPGDGTGPEVIREGCKVLTAAADKYGFTLNLEDYDLGGARYLATGDLLPDNVLSELKDQDAIYLGAIGHPEVKPGILEKGILLHLRFELDLYINLRPVKLYPGVATPLADKGPEDINFVVVRENTEGLYAGGGGFLKKGTPQEVAIQESINTRFGVERCLKYAFKYARDRSQRKKLTLCGKTNVLTFAFDLWQRTFDELAAGFPEVETDYAHVDAICMWMVKNPEWFDVIVTDNMFGDIITDLGAMIQGGMGIAAGGNIHPGRVSMFEPIGGSAPKYAGQNLINPLAAIAAGQMMLAELGQTEAAQGIEEAIKAVLASDVKNLGAGRMGHTTSEVGDLVVKYLLSQD; encoded by the coding sequence ATGAGCTTAACCTATGATATCGGCATGGTGCCTGGTGACGGGACCGGACCGGAAGTCATTCGAGAAGGCTGCAAGGTTTTAACTGCCGCTGCTGACAAGTATGGATTTACGCTCAATCTGGAGGATTATGATCTGGGCGGAGCACGTTACCTGGCCACGGGCGATCTCCTGCCCGATAACGTTCTTTCCGAGCTCAAGGATCAAGACGCCATCTATCTGGGCGCCATCGGCCATCCGGAGGTTAAACCGGGCATCCTGGAAAAAGGTATCCTGCTCCACCTGCGCTTTGAACTGGACCTGTATATCAACCTGCGGCCGGTGAAGCTGTACCCGGGAGTCGCCACCCCGCTGGCGGATAAGGGACCGGAAGACATCAATTTCGTGGTTGTCAGGGAAAACACGGAAGGCCTTTACGCTGGAGGGGGCGGTTTTTTGAAAAAAGGCACCCCCCAGGAGGTGGCTATCCAGGAATCAATCAACACCCGATTCGGGGTGGAGCGCTGCCTTAAGTACGCCTTTAAGTATGCGCGGGACAGGAGCCAGAGAAAGAAGTTGACCCTGTGCGGGAAAACAAACGTGCTGACCTTTGCCTTTGATCTGTGGCAGCGGACCTTTGATGAGCTGGCCGCCGGGTTCCCGGAAGTGGAAACAGATTATGCCCATGTGGACGCCATCTGCATGTGGATGGTTAAAAACCCGGAATGGTTTGACGTTATCGTGACGGACAATATGTTCGGGGACATCATCACCGATCTGGGGGCCATGATCCAGGGCGGAATGGGTATCGCCGCCGGCGGGAACATTCATCCAGGCCGGGTTTCCATGTTCGAACCCATTGGCGGCTCGGCGCCTAAATACGCCGGGCAGAACCTCATAAACCCGCTGGCCGCCATTGCCGCCGGACAGATGATGCTGGCTGAACTGGGACAGACCGAGGCCGCACAGGGTATTGAAGAAGCGATCAAAGCGGTCCTGGCAAGTGACGTTAAAAATTTGGGCGCAGGTCGCATGGGACACACCACCTCTGAAGTCGGTGACCTAGTGGTA
- a CDS encoding 3-isopropylmalate dehydratase small subunit, translated as MKYTGRTFVFGDNVDTDVIIPARYLNTTDVTELVGHCMEDIDPAFAKGVKPGDVIVAGKNFGCGSSREQAPMAIKASGVSCVMAQYFARIFYRNAFNIGLILIECAEAAGNFSPGEEIEVDLEAGWVKNLSQGKGFAFQPIPEFMLELVADGGLIPYILKKQKRL; from the coding sequence ATGAAATACACCGGCCGCACCTTTGTCTTTGGCGATAATGTGGATACAGACGTCATTATCCCGGCCCGCTACCTCAACACCACGGATGTGACCGAACTGGTTGGGCATTGTATGGAGGATATTGATCCGGCCTTTGCCAAGGGGGTCAAGCCTGGGGATGTCATTGTGGCCGGGAAAAATTTTGGTTGCGGGTCTTCACGGGAGCAGGCCCCGATGGCCATCAAAGCCTCGGGAGTGAGCTGTGTCATGGCTCAGTACTTTGCCCGTATCTTTTATCGCAACGCCTTTAACATCGGGCTTATTTTGATTGAATGTGCTGAAGCGGCCGGAAATTTCTCTCCCGGCGAGGAGATTGAGGTTGATTTAGAAGCCGGTTGGGTTAAGAATTTAAGTCAGGGAAAGGGGTTTGCCTTTCAACCCATTCCGGAGTTTATGCTCGAACTGGTGGCTGACGGCGGTCTGATACCGTATATATTAAAAAAACAAAAACGACTCTGA
- the leuC gene encoding 3-isopropylmalate dehydratase large subunit, whose protein sequence is MSSTITEKIIAAHAGVEEIHPGQMVEVEVDLVLANDITAPLAIDVFKEAGFTRVFDPDKIVLVPDHFVPNKDIKSAQMVKQVREFALEQGIEHFFELDRMGVEHALLPEQGLVLPGDLVVGADSHTCTYGGLGAMATGMGSTDAAGIFITGQTWLKVPQSMKFIYRGALLKWVGGKDLILMTIGDIGVDGARYRAMEFCGPTIEALSLEGRLTMANMAVEAGAKNGIIAPDEITREYVESRAKRKYTFYQSDADANYIEVREYEISGLEPQVARPYSPGNVVGVSRLKDVSIDQAVIGSCTNGRIEDLRLASEVLKGRHVAPGVRLIIIPVTPTIYRTALKEGLLEIFLSAGAVISPPTCGPCLGGYMGVLAEGERAVSTTNRNFIGRMGHQKSEVFLANPAVAAASAVAGRIISPDDL, encoded by the coding sequence ATGAGTTCAACGATTACAGAAAAAATAATCGCGGCTCACGCCGGTGTGGAAGAAATACATCCCGGCCAGATGGTCGAGGTTGAGGTTGATCTGGTTTTGGCCAACGATATCACCGCGCCGCTGGCTATTGATGTTTTTAAGGAGGCCGGGTTTACCAGGGTCTTTGATCCGGACAAGATCGTGCTCGTTCCTGATCACTTTGTCCCGAACAAGGACATCAAGTCCGCCCAGATGGTCAAGCAGGTGCGGGAGTTCGCCTTGGAGCAGGGAATCGAGCATTTCTTCGAGCTGGACCGCATGGGAGTCGAACATGCCCTGTTACCTGAGCAGGGGCTGGTCCTGCCCGGTGATCTGGTCGTCGGTGCGGACAGCCATACCTGCACTTACGGCGGCCTGGGGGCCATGGCCACGGGAATGGGCAGTACGGATGCGGCTGGTATTTTCATTACCGGCCAGACCTGGCTCAAGGTGCCGCAGTCAATGAAGTTCATTTACCGAGGCGCACTTTTGAAATGGGTCGGAGGCAAGGACCTTATCCTGATGACCATCGGCGATATCGGCGTGGACGGGGCGCGGTACCGGGCCATGGAATTCTGCGGCCCGACCATTGAAGCCCTTTCCTTAGAGGGCCGGCTGACTATGGCCAACATGGCCGTCGAAGCCGGGGCCAAGAACGGGATCATTGCCCCGGACGAAATCACCCGAGAGTATGTCGAGTCCAGGGCCAAACGTAAGTATACCTTCTATCAGAGCGATGCTGACGCAAACTACATTGAGGTTCGGGAGTATGAGATCAGCGGGCTGGAACCTCAGGTGGCCAGGCCTTATTCGCCGGGAAACGTGGTCGGCGTTTCAAGGTTGAAAGACGTGTCCATTGACCAGGCTGTGATCGGGTCCTGTACCAATGGCCGCATCGAAGACCTTCGTCTCGCCTCCGAGGTGCTCAAAGGCCGCCATGTCGCCCCCGGCGTGCGTCTGATCATTATTCCGGTTACGCCGACCATCTATCGTACGGCCCTTAAAGAGGGTCTCCTGGAGATATTTCTCTCCGCCGGGGCGGTTATCAGTCCCCCGACCTGCGGGCCTTGCCTGGGTGGGTATATGGGAGTCCTGGCCGAGGGAGAGCGGGCCGTGTCCACGACCAACCGAAATTTTATCGGACGAATGGGCCATCAAAAAAGCGAGGTCTTTCTGGCCAATCCCGCGGTCGCGGCCGCGTCAGCCGTGGCCGGTCGCATTATTAGCCCGGACGATTTATAG
- a CDS encoding 2-isopropylmalate synthase: MADRVIIFDTTLRDGEQSPGASMNVSQKLRVARALAKLQVDVIEAGFPMTSQGDFEAVSLMAKEIRDCQITALTRPVEKDIEVSWEAIAMAEDPRLHVFLSTSDIHLKYQLQMTREQVLEMAVAGVRQASKHTSNVEFSPMDASRTDRDYLVQVVEATIDAGATTINIPDTVGYAIPSEFGGLIRHLFDNVPYIDKAIISIHCHNDLGLATANSLAAILNGARQVEVTINGIGERAGNTALEEVVMLLKTRTDLLGLDTRVNAAEIYATSRLVSTITGLAVQSNKAIIGANAFAHESGIHQDGVLKEAVTYEIMRPQDIGVKKSKLVLGKTSGRHAFRDKLESLGYKVSAEDLNRLFRRFKEVADKKKEVFDEDIEAIVADELVRIPEKYKLVYLNVSAGTTVRPTATVAIEINGEQVVGAGFGTGPIDATYNTIAKMTGTQSKLIHFSISSLTGGTDAQGEVTVRLQENGRVALGQGSDPDIIIASAKAYITGLNRLESMRQNPYRSLY; encoded by the coding sequence ATGGCTGATCGAGTAATTATTTTTGACACCACATTACGCGACGGAGAGCAATCACCGGGCGCCAGCATGAACGTCAGCCAAAAGCTGAGGGTGGCCCGGGCCCTGGCCAAGTTACAGGTGGATGTGATTGAGGCTGGCTTCCCCATGACATCGCAGGGAGACTTTGAAGCCGTGAGCCTTATGGCCAAAGAGATCAGAGACTGCCAGATCACCGCCCTGACCAGGCCCGTTGAGAAGGACATTGAGGTTTCCTGGGAGGCTATTGCCATGGCTGAGGATCCTCGGCTGCATGTCTTTTTATCCACTTCGGACATCCATCTCAAATACCAGCTTCAGATGACCAGGGAACAAGTCCTTGAGATGGCCGTGGCCGGAGTCCGGCAAGCCTCCAAGCATACTTCAAACGTTGAATTTTCACCCATGGACGCTTCCCGGACCGACCGGGACTACCTGGTTCAGGTGGTCGAGGCGACCATTGACGCCGGCGCAACAACCATCAACATCCCGGACACGGTCGGGTATGCCATCCCTTCTGAGTTCGGCGGCCTGATCAGGCATCTCTTCGACAACGTACCGTACATTGATAAGGCGATAATCAGCATTCACTGTCATAACGATCTGGGTCTGGCTACGGCAAACTCCCTGGCGGCTATACTCAATGGCGCCCGTCAGGTCGAGGTAACAATCAATGGCATCGGCGAAAGGGCTGGCAATACTGCTCTTGAGGAGGTGGTGATGCTCCTTAAGACCCGAACAGACTTACTCGGGCTCGATACCCGCGTTAATGCCGCTGAAATCTATGCCACCAGTCGTCTGGTCAGCACGATCACCGGTCTGGCCGTCCAGTCCAACAAGGCCATTATTGGGGCCAACGCCTTTGCCCATGAATCAGGCATTCATCAGGATGGAGTCCTCAAGGAAGCCGTAACATACGAAATCATGCGGCCTCAGGACATCGGCGTCAAGAAAAGCAAGCTGGTGCTCGGGAAAACCTCAGGCCGCCACGCCTTCAGGGATAAGCTGGAAAGCCTGGGTTATAAGGTTTCTGCTGAAGACCTCAATCGCCTCTTCAGGCGGTTCAAGGAGGTGGCGGATAAGAAGAAAGAGGTCTTTGATGAGGACATCGAAGCTATCGTGGCCGATGAACTGGTCCGAATCCCGGAGAAATACAAGCTCGTGTATCTGAATGTCAGCGCCGGCACGACTGTCCGTCCTACGGCCACGGTGGCCATTGAAATCAACGGCGAGCAGGTGGTGGGAGCGGGTTTTGGCACCGGGCCTATTGACGCTACCTATAACACCATCGCTAAAATGACCGGAACCCAGAGCAAGCTTATCCATTTCAGCATCAGCAGTCTAACCGGAGGGACCGATGCTCAGGGCGAGGTGACCGTGCGCCTCCAGGAAAACGGCCGGGTGGCACTGGGACAGGGATCCGACCCGGACATCATCATCGCCAGCGCCAAGGCGTACATCACCGGCCTGAACCGCCTGGAATCCATGAGGCAGAATCCATACCGGTCGCTTTATTGA